A portion of the Thermoflexus hugenholtzii JAD2 genome contains these proteins:
- the acpP gene encoding acyl carrier protein: protein MSTVFEQVRDVIVEVLGVPPEKVTPEARFREDLEADSLDLVELIMALEERFGGEISDEDAQKITTVGEAVAYIEKHMVK from the coding sequence ATGAGCACGGTGTTCGAACAGGTGCGGGACGTCATCGTCGAAGTGCTCGGGGTGCCGCCGGAGAAGGTAACCCCGGAAGCTCGCTTCCGGGAGGATCTGGAAGCCGATTCCCTTGATCTGGTAGAGCTCATCATGGCTCTGGAGGAGCGTTTCGGAGGTGAGATCTCCGACGAGGACGCGCAGAAGATCACCACGGTGGGGGAGGCGGTGGCCTACATCGAGAAACACATGGTGAAGTAG
- the fni gene encoding type 2 isopentenyl-diphosphate Delta-isomerase yields MISQRKADHIRINLEEDVSFGRLTTGFERLRFIHRALPELDLREVDLSTTFFGRPLQAPLLISSMTGGTEEAARINRNLAEAAQARGIAMGLGSMRAVLEHPELLPTFQVRRYAPDILLFANLGAVQLNYGYTVDHCRRAVELVEADALILHLNPLQEALQPEGDTNFSDLLRKIEAVCRALPVPVVVKEVGWGISEEVARLLADAGVAALDVAGAGGTSWSQVEMHRAPDEVHRQVAAAFREWGIPTVEALRMARRGAPDLPLIASGGIRDGVEAAKALALGASLVGMAGPFLRAAVVSAEAVLETIEIITRQLRIAMFCVGARNLDALRRVPLIEER; encoded by the coding sequence ATGATCTCGCAGCGGAAAGCGGATCACATCCGGATCAATCTGGAGGAAGATGTCAGCTTCGGGCGGCTCACCACCGGATTCGAGCGCTTGCGGTTCATCCATCGGGCCCTTCCCGAGCTGGACCTTCGGGAGGTGGATCTCTCCACCACGTTCTTCGGCAGGCCCCTGCAGGCTCCGTTGCTGATCTCCTCGATGACCGGCGGCACGGAGGAGGCAGCCCGCATCAACCGGAACCTGGCGGAGGCCGCGCAGGCCCGGGGCATCGCCATGGGCCTGGGCTCTATGCGCGCCGTCCTGGAACACCCGGAGCTCCTGCCTACCTTCCAGGTCCGTCGCTATGCCCCGGACATCCTGTTGTTTGCGAACCTGGGGGCGGTGCAGCTGAACTATGGCTACACGGTGGACCACTGCCGGCGGGCGGTGGAGCTGGTGGAGGCGGACGCGTTGATCCTCCACCTCAACCCCTTGCAGGAGGCCCTTCAGCCGGAAGGGGATACGAACTTCTCGGATCTCCTACGCAAGATCGAGGCCGTGTGCCGCGCCCTCCCGGTTCCGGTGGTGGTGAAGGAAGTCGGATGGGGGATCTCCGAAGAAGTCGCTCGCCTCCTCGCCGACGCCGGGGTGGCGGCCCTCGACGTCGCCGGGGCCGGGGGCACCTCCTGGAGCCAGGTGGAGATGCATCGGGCGCCGGACGAGGTGCACCGGCAGGTGGCCGCTGCCTTCCGGGAGTGGGGGATCCCCACCGTCGAGGCCCTCCGGATGGCCCGCCGGGGGGCGCCGGATCTCCCCCTCATCGCCAGCGGAGGGATCCGAGACGGCGTGGAGGCGGCCAAGGCGCTGGCCCTGGGAGCTTCCCTGGTCGGGATGGCCGGGCCTTTCCTACGCGCAGCGGTGGTCTCCGCGGAGGCGGTGCTGGAGACCATCGAGATCATCACCCGCCAGCTGCGCATTGCCATGTTCTGCGTCGGGGCGCGAAACCTCGACGCCCTGCGTCGCGTTCCCCTGATCGAGGAGCGCTGA